Proteins from a single region of Limibacter armeniacum:
- a CDS encoding TonB-dependent receptor — MYNIYRNYFLLIAMLLLGQVTYAQKLAGVKGKIVDDNGPLPSAMVLIKGTNKGTTTDLEGHFQLGVDKAGNYTLEIAFLGYKSIEKQITITDNQLLDIGTISMVEDASELTEVVVMGSMKASEAKALSVQRASLNIKNVLSTDGIGKLPDRNAAEAVQRIAGVSIERDQGEGRFVAVRGLPADWSSATINGDRIPAAEEETGSRASAFDFFPSDLIEMVEVSKAITPDMEADAMGGSVNFITKTAPDSRTLNVTLGGGANQKAAGGIYSANVLYGDRSKNGKFGYILNGTIWDRAWATDNYEPRRKSDGVYRLELRDYDGRRRTVGFNGGMEYNFNENSKITARGVYGTLNDHETHFKHRLRFDKIDTDTGEGRVELQHIDNILITEMWGAELAGDHKLNSKTKVDWKLSSYDNQFYYGDIPDGQDNSYFLAQFNQSGVPMNVGMLESGDDNKNRLQFTPDGGQFTLENLDQVLGDDFQVDPSQMKLATFGIYRVAKRDRDRIVAQANIESNLSDIFTLKAGLKFRDKLRTESFSDEYYEYTGTEEITMANVDEFLGKAAGSSLQDQPGKNDYMSELNSSFSQNFSKVLDLETTHELYVKLRDAGQLKLLEDDSGLLSNGGAIGRNFEVHEQHISGYVMGTYKPTTKLTLIGGLRMTQTLTTLEGYNLVDGEVQPTTVENNYLSLLPMLHAKFQPSNMTNLRFAVTRTFARPSFWQMAPGGSYMSFDNIYTGGNPELKPTYSWNFDLMAEHFFGNVGVISGGVFAKSIADPVFTSTRKGDVLTYKNIEITAPDNGDNAWLAGVEANVSRQFDFLPGFLSGFGINANATFMKSEMTIPLDDGEVRETAIPRQADALYNIALYYEKGGFNARLAWNHKGAYIMEHGSSDAQDEIYGAYTTMDFTTSYKVSDKVMIFAEMNNLLNEPMTYYLGEEGRPLQVEYYGIRGQMGVKISLF, encoded by the coding sequence ATGTACAACATTTACAGGAACTACTTCCTCTTGATAGCCATGCTGCTATTAGGACAGGTTACTTATGCCCAAAAACTGGCGGGAGTCAAAGGTAAAATAGTGGACGATAATGGTCCGTTACCTAGCGCCATGGTATTGATAAAAGGAACCAACAAAGGCACTACTACCGACTTGGAAGGACACTTTCAGTTAGGAGTAGACAAAGCCGGAAACTATACATTGGAGATTGCATTTCTAGGTTATAAATCCATAGAAAAACAAATAACCATCACAGACAACCAGCTGCTAGATATAGGGACCATCTCAATGGTTGAGGATGCCAGTGAATTGACCGAGGTAGTTGTAATGGGTTCCATGAAAGCTTCAGAAGCCAAGGCACTTTCTGTACAGAGAGCATCCCTGAATATCAAGAATGTGCTCTCAACGGATGGTATCGGTAAGCTTCCAGACAGAAATGCAGCTGAGGCAGTACAACGTATTGCTGGCGTTTCGATTGAACGTGACCAAGGTGAGGGGCGTTTTGTAGCAGTACGTGGTCTTCCGGCAGACTGGTCTTCAGCCACCATCAACGGTGACCGTATTCCAGCAGCTGAGGAAGAAACAGGTTCTCGTGCATCCGCTTTTGACTTTTTCCCTTCTGACCTAATTGAAATGGTCGAAGTCTCAAAAGCTATCACACCAGACATGGAGGCAGACGCAATGGGCGGTAGCGTGAACTTTATCACTAAAACAGCACCTGACAGCAGAACCCTGAATGTTACACTTGGTGGTGGTGCCAACCAAAAAGCAGCAGGTGGCATCTACTCTGCCAACGTACTATATGGCGATAGGTCAAAGAATGGAAAATTCGGTTATATCCTGAATGGAACCATCTGGGACAGAGCTTGGGCAACGGACAACTATGAGCCAAGAAGAAAATCTGACGGTGTGTACAGACTGGAACTAAGAGACTATGACGGCAGAAGAAGAACTGTTGGCTTCAACGGTGGTATGGAGTACAACTTCAATGAGAACAGCAAGATAACAGCAAGAGGAGTTTATGGTACTTTGAATGATCATGAAACACACTTCAAACACAGGTTACGTTTTGATAAAATCGATACTGATACAGGAGAAGGCAGAGTGGAGCTACAACACATTGACAACATCCTAATCACAGAGATGTGGGGAGCCGAATTGGCAGGTGACCACAAGCTGAACAGCAAGACAAAAGTGGACTGGAAACTGTCAAGCTACGATAACCAATTCTACTATGGTGATATCCCTGACGGACAGGATAATTCTTACTTCCTCGCGCAATTCAACCAGAGCGGTGTTCCAATGAATGTAGGCATGTTGGAAAGTGGGGATGACAATAAGAACAGACTTCAGTTCACGCCTGACGGAGGACAATTCACGCTGGAAAACCTGGATCAGGTATTGGGTGATGACTTTCAGGTAGACCCTTCTCAAATGAAATTGGCTACTTTCGGTATTTACCGTGTGGCAAAACGTGACAGGGACCGTATCGTTGCACAAGCCAATATTGAATCCAACCTTTCGGATATATTTACCTTGAAGGCAGGATTAAAATTCAGAGACAAGCTAAGAACAGAGTCTTTCTCAGATGAATACTATGAATACACCGGTACAGAGGAAATCACGATGGCCAATGTGGATGAGTTCTTGGGTAAAGCCGCAGGAAGCAGCCTTCAGGATCAGCCAGGCAAAAATGACTACATGAGTGAACTCAATAGCTCATTCAGCCAGAACTTCTCTAAAGTACTGGACCTTGAAACAACACACGAGCTGTATGTCAAACTGAGGGATGCAGGACAACTGAAGCTGTTGGAAGATGATTCAGGGTTGCTATCAAATGGTGGTGCAATAGGCCGTAACTTTGAAGTGCACGAACAGCATATCTCAGGTTATGTGATGGGCACTTACAAGCCAACAACAAAACTGACACTGATTGGCGGCCTAAGGATGACACAAACCCTCACAACGCTTGAAGGCTACAATCTTGTGGACGGCGAGGTACAGCCAACAACCGTTGAAAACAACTACTTGTCTTTACTGCCAATGCTGCACGCCAAGTTCCAGCCTAGCAATATGACCAACTTGAGATTTGCCGTAACAAGAACATTTGCACGCCCTTCATTCTGGCAGATGGCTCCGGGTGGTTCATACATGTCGTTTGACAATATCTACACTGGAGGTAATCCTGAGTTGAAACCCACTTACTCTTGGAACTTTGACCTGATGGCAGAGCATTTCTTTGGTAATGTTGGTGTGATCTCAGGTGGTGTATTTGCAAAGAGCATAGCAGACCCTGTCTTTACCTCTACACGCAAAGGAGATGTATTGACTTATAAAAACATTGAAATCACAGCACCAGACAATGGCGACAATGCATGGTTGGCAGGTGTAGAGGCCAATGTTTCAAGACAGTTTGATTTTCTTCCAGGCTTCCTGAGCGGTTTCGGCATCAATGCAAACGCTACATTTATGAAGTCTGAAATGACCATCCCACTGGATGATGGGGAGGTAAGGGAAACAGCAATCCCTCGTCAGGCAGATGCCCTGTACAACATTGCCCTTTACTATGAAAAAGGTGGCTTTAATGCACGCCTAGCTTGGAACCATAAAGGTGCCTATATCATGGAGCATGGTAGCAGTGATGCACAGGATGAGATCTACGGCGCCTACACCACAATGGACTTTACCACTTCATACAAGGTATCAGACAAGGTGATGATCTTTGCCGAGATGAATAACCTGCTGAATGAGCCGATGACCTATTACCTTGGCGAAGAAGGCAGGCCATTGCAAGTAGAATATTATGGCATCAGAGGACAAATGGGCGTAAAAATCTCGTTGTTCTAA
- a CDS encoding TIGR03364 family FAD-dependent oxidoreductase has protein sequence MKKDIIIIGAGIAGQALALAEAKKGNKVTVFDRTSQPVGASVRNFGMVWPIGQPEGVFYEVALRSRQIWKELIAATGIYSDQIGSLHLGYRDDEWDVLQEFYQAYQDGPYELELVEAGKIDKYSNAVKKENLKGGVFSKTEVIVDPREALRTFPSYLSEQLGVTFHWNTLVKEVGDSKVTTSDGRIFVADQIYVCSGPDLETLYPEIYTSWGVTKCKLQMMRTVAQPNNWRLGPALAAGLTLTHYKAFDKCPSLGKLKSRIEEEMPLYPKYGIHVMASQTGLGELTLGDSHEYGLTHDPFDRMEINQLVLDYLKTFLDAPTFALQESWHGIYPKSTTGKTVLIAQPEENIILMNALGGAGMTLSFGVADRIANGNWDDLI, from the coding sequence ATGAAAAAGGATATCATAATTATTGGTGCTGGTATAGCAGGACAGGCTTTGGCACTGGCTGAAGCTAAGAAAGGTAATAAGGTTACCGTATTTGACAGGACTTCTCAACCTGTTGGCGCATCTGTCAGGAACTTCGGAATGGTATGGCCTATTGGACAGCCAGAAGGTGTTTTTTATGAGGTAGCACTGAGATCAAGGCAAATATGGAAAGAGCTGATTGCTGCTACAGGGATCTACTCAGACCAGATAGGAAGCTTACACCTTGGCTATCGTGATGATGAGTGGGATGTCCTGCAGGAGTTCTATCAAGCCTATCAGGATGGACCTTATGAGTTGGAATTGGTTGAGGCAGGCAAGATTGACAAATATTCAAATGCGGTCAAGAAGGAAAACCTGAAGGGTGGTGTATTCAGCAAGACAGAGGTGATTGTAGACCCAAGAGAGGCACTGCGAACTTTTCCTTCCTACTTGTCTGAGCAACTTGGCGTAACGTTTCATTGGAATACTTTAGTGAAGGAAGTGGGTGACAGTAAGGTGACGACTTCTGATGGAAGAATCTTTGTGGCTGACCAGATTTATGTTTGCAGCGGTCCAGATCTTGAGACGCTTTACCCTGAAATTTATACCTCATGGGGTGTTACCAAATGTAAGTTGCAGATGATGCGTACAGTTGCGCAGCCAAACAACTGGAGGCTTGGACCTGCTTTGGCTGCTGGCTTGACACTGACACATTATAAGGCGTTTGATAAGTGTCCTTCCTTGGGTAAGCTGAAAAGCAGAATTGAAGAAGAGATGCCCCTGTACCCGAAATATGGCATCCACGTGATGGCTTCACAAACAGGACTGGGTGAGTTGACATTGGGAGACTCTCACGAATATGGTCTGACACACGATCCGTTTGACCGTATGGAAATCAACCAACTTGTTTTGGATTATCTGAAGACTTTCCTTGATGCTCCTACTTTCGCCTTACAGGAGTCATGGCATGGTATATATCCTAAATCTACAACTGGAAAAACAGTGCTGATCGCACAGCCTGAAGAAAATATTATCCTGATGAACGCTTTGGGAGGTGCGGGGATGACGCTCTCATTTGGAGTAGCTGACCGTATCGCCAATGGGAATTGGGATGATTTGATTTGA
- a CDS encoding imelysin family protein has product MKKVLTLLLAGALFASCDNETEPTTDNSTLEAAVLENYSEIVYATYDDAYLTALALQNQVNLFLNDPSQAALEDAKKAWLAAREPYGQSEAFRFYGGPIDDADGPEGQLNAWPLDEAHIDYVVEGSGTNIINDTETFPEITKEVLLEQNENGSETNVALGYHAIEFLLWGQDLSDGPGGGERPYTDYTTADNANRRATYLKLAIQILVDDLASLRAEWAEGGDYRTTFVAENGSIGYILSGMGKLSKGELAGERIFVAYDEQSKEDEHSCFSDNTHRDIVTNALGIKNVYLGSYTRVDGSKIDGAGIDDLVQAKDETLNTEITSLVNESVETCEAIQSPFDQEILSSNPDGRERVKNAFTILREQGDKIAEAAQVLGYSFDPSDI; this is encoded by the coding sequence ATGAAAAAGGTTTTAACACTATTACTAGCAGGTGCTTTATTCGCGTCATGTGATAACGAAACGGAACCAACAACTGACAATTCTACACTTGAAGCAGCGGTGCTTGAGAACTACTCTGAGATTGTATACGCAACTTACGACGATGCATACCTAACTGCTTTAGCGCTACAAAACCAAGTAAACCTATTCCTGAACGACCCTAGCCAAGCCGCATTGGAAGATGCAAAGAAGGCATGGTTGGCTGCAAGAGAGCCTTACGGACAATCTGAAGCATTCAGATTCTACGGTGGCCCAATCGATGATGCTGATGGACCTGAAGGTCAGCTGAATGCATGGCCATTGGATGAGGCACATATTGATTACGTAGTTGAAGGTTCAGGTACAAACATCATCAACGATACAGAGACTTTCCCTGAAATCACTAAGGAAGTACTGCTGGAGCAAAATGAGAATGGCAGTGAAACAAATGTCGCTCTAGGCTACCATGCCATTGAGTTCCTTCTTTGGGGACAAGACCTTTCTGATGGCCCGGGTGGCGGAGAAAGACCTTATACAGACTATACCACTGCTGACAATGCCAACAGAAGAGCTACTTACCTGAAACTGGCAATCCAGATTCTGGTAGATGACCTTGCTTCTTTAAGAGCAGAATGGGCTGAAGGCGGTGACTACAGAACTACTTTCGTAGCAGAGAATGGTTCAATCGGCTACATCCTATCAGGTATGGGTAAGCTAAGCAAAGGTGAACTGGCTGGTGAGCGTATCTTTGTGGCTTATGATGAGCAAAGCAAGGAAGACGAGCACTCATGTTTCAGCGACAATACACACAGGGATATTGTAACCAACGCATTGGGTATCAAAAATGTGTACTTGGGTAGCTATACAAGAGTGGATGGTTCTAAAATAGATGGTGCTGGTATTGATGACTTGGTACAAGCTAAGGATGAAACACTAAACACTGAGATCACTTCACTGGTAAATGAGTCAGTGGAAACTTGTGAAGCAATCCAAAGTCCATTTGATCAGGAAATTCTGTCTTCAAATCCTGATGGTAGAGAGAGGGTAAAGAATGCCTTTACGATCCTGAGAGAGCAAGGCGACAAGATTGCTGAAGCCGCTCAAGTGTTGGGTTACTCTTTTGACCCTTCAGATATTTAA
- a CDS encoding di-heme oxidoreductase family protein: MKKVYLLSILLLGLLACEDKDTTVATSWYEEGEEFPGGATSHYDISVNAFSNPAPNLEGDGDLIFVTGNSFFNRNWVKAPSSTEDLDGLGPFFNSRSCAGCHFKDGRGKAPDQFGDPLSSMLVRLSVPGSGSHGEPVGEPTYGGQLANNGILEVGESGEGELLIAYEEITGEYADGEKYTIRKPTYTFNLNLGEFESGVMYSPRVANQMIGLGLLEAVETNTILSFADEFDTNKDGISGRPNMVWDMIAQKEVIGRFGWKANMPNLKQQVAGAFLGDIGITSSLFPDESCTDLEQACNETISGGKPELKESILDKVTFYSSTLAVPVRSQAKDEEVLKGKALFKQLQCSGCHIPSMTTGAHTISALAYQTIFPYTDLLLHDMGDDLADNRPDFQATGNEWRTPPLWGIGLIETVNGHTQLLHDGRARNVEEAILWHGGEASKSKESFIQLSAEERTALITFVNSL; encoded by the coding sequence ATGAAAAAAGTTTACTTACTGAGTATACTCCTGCTGGGTCTTTTGGCATGTGAAGACAAGGATACTACAGTCGCAACGTCATGGTATGAAGAGGGTGAGGAATTTCCGGGAGGCGCAACCTCACATTATGACATCTCTGTCAATGCCTTTTCCAATCCTGCTCCTAATCTTGAAGGTGATGGTGACCTGATCTTTGTGACTGGAAATTCATTTTTTAACCGAAACTGGGTAAAAGCCCCTTCCTCAACGGAGGATTTGGATGGTCTGGGTCCTTTCTTTAACTCCCGCTCATGCGCCGGGTGCCACTTCAAGGATGGCCGTGGAAAAGCTCCTGACCAGTTTGGCGATCCGTTATCCTCTATGCTGGTTCGCTTGAGTGTTCCAGGAAGTGGAAGTCATGGTGAACCTGTAGGCGAACCGACATACGGCGGCCAGTTAGCCAACAATGGCATTCTGGAAGTCGGAGAAAGTGGTGAAGGTGAACTGCTGATTGCATATGAAGAGATTACAGGCGAGTATGCGGATGGGGAAAAATATACAATCCGCAAGCCTACCTATACTTTTAACCTGAATCTGGGAGAGTTTGAAAGTGGTGTCATGTACTCGCCAAGGGTAGCCAACCAGATGATTGGTTTGGGGCTTCTGGAGGCAGTTGAAACTAATACCATCCTGTCTTTTGCTGACGAATTCGATACAAACAAAGACGGCATCAGTGGCAGACCAAACATGGTCTGGGACATGATTGCCCAAAAAGAGGTAATCGGGCGATTCGGTTGGAAAGCCAATATGCCCAACCTGAAACAACAGGTTGCTGGTGCCTTCCTTGGTGATATTGGCATTACCTCATCCCTATTTCCTGACGAGTCTTGTACAGATCTTGAGCAAGCTTGCAATGAAACAATAAGCGGAGGTAAACCGGAATTGAAGGAAAGCATTTTGGACAAGGTTACTTTTTACAGCTCTACACTCGCTGTACCTGTCAGGTCTCAAGCCAAGGATGAGGAAGTGCTTAAGGGAAAAGCCCTCTTCAAGCAACTTCAATGTAGCGGGTGTCATATCCCGAGTATGACAACTGGGGCACATACGATCTCTGCACTGGCCTATCAGACCATCTTTCCTTATACAGATCTCCTGCTTCATGATATGGGTGATGATTTGGCTGATAACCGACCAGACTTCCAAGCAACTGGCAATGAGTGGCGTACTCCGCCTTTATGGGGTATTGGACTGATTGAGACGGTCAATGGACATACGCAACTGCTCCATGACGGTAGAGCCAGAAACGTGGAAGAAGCCATCCTGTGGCATGGTGGAGAAGCTAGCAAATCAAAGGAAAGTTTTATTCAGCTATCAGCAGAGGAAAGAACTGCATTGATCACTTTTGTAAACTCCCTATAA
- a CDS encoding imelysin family protein, with product MKSLKILAWAMVILSLCACESDEGSRDFDKEVLLKDLATNIIVPSYTQFSDASSSFLNATVTFTETPQEDNLIALQAEWVKMTNSWASIEMVDLGPVAINYFRTYISRWPLTETALIEEAINTTETIDETYVSNQGSTRKGLHAIEYLIFDQDNDHQKIIDAFADPNRGLYLKALAQNLVTISTQMSNDWSNTYQAEFIEKIGNGIGTSVNDLANNIIVFAENIKNKKLGAPLGKGSLTQELAPDLVESPYSKTSVEQLKENLTSLKLYFEGNGGTGLAKLIDFSTENTENHQLSEKIISQIEGIITLLDGFNTPLFTAVENQQLEQSNELYTEMENLIRLLKSDMMSALSLTLTFSDNDGD from the coding sequence ATGAAATCTCTAAAAATATTGGCTTGGGCAATGGTTATCCTGTCCCTTTGCGCCTGTGAATCCGATGAAGGAAGCCGTGACTTTGACAAGGAAGTATTGCTGAAAGACTTGGCTACGAATATCATTGTCCCATCCTATACACAATTTTCGGATGCCTCTTCCTCTTTCCTGAATGCGACAGTGACATTTACCGAAACGCCACAGGAAGATAACCTGATTGCCTTACAGGCAGAATGGGTGAAAATGACCAATTCATGGGCCAGCATCGAAATGGTTGACTTGGGACCCGTTGCCATCAATTACTTCCGCACGTACATCAGCCGTTGGCCACTAACAGAAACTGCGCTGATAGAGGAAGCCATCAATACGACTGAGACCATTGATGAAACCTATGTCAGTAATCAAGGCTCTACCAGAAAAGGACTACATGCAATTGAGTACCTGATCTTCGATCAGGACAATGATCACCAAAAGATCATTGATGCATTTGCAGATCCAAACAGAGGATTGTACCTGAAAGCCTTGGCGCAAAATCTGGTGACGATCTCAACACAGATGAGTAACGACTGGAGCAACACCTATCAAGCTGAGTTTATCGAAAAAATCGGCAACGGCATTGGTACGTCAGTCAATGATCTGGCGAACAATATTATCGTGTTTGCTGAGAATATTAAGAACAAGAAACTAGGTGCACCGCTAGGAAAAGGCTCCCTTACGCAAGAATTGGCGCCCGACCTTGTGGAAAGTCCATACTCCAAGACCTCGGTTGAGCAACTGAAGGAAAACCTGACTTCATTAAAATTATACTTCGAGGGGAATGGAGGAACAGGCTTAGCAAAACTGATTGATTTCTCTACTGAGAATACAGAAAACCATCAGCTCTCAGAAAAAATCATCAGCCAGATTGAGGGAATCATTACTCTTCTGGATGGTTTTAACACACCGCTCTTTACAGCAGTTGAAAACCAGCAACTGGAACAGTCGAATGAACTTTACACCGAGATGGAAAACCTGATTCGCTTGTTAAAGTCTGATATGATGTCGGCTCTTAGCCTGACGCTGACTTTCAGCGATAATGATGGGGATTAG
- a CDS encoding SDR family NAD(P)-dependent oxidoreductase produces MKATALITGASSGIGQEFARIHAEKGGNLVIVARSADKLNQLKSELEAKYSCAVYVITKDLTELSAPKEVYDEVKEKGIEVDYLINNAGFGGHGKFHEREWEQDLAMINLNIVALTALTRFFLPDMVAKNKGKILNVSSTASLLPGPLQAVYYATKAYVTFFSNAIAEELRDTKVTVTTLMPGATETGFAAVSGMDKTSLFEKTASASSVAKDGYEGMLAGKLDVVSGLTFAQKVMLSAIPFTPKKVLLSQIRQMQEI; encoded by the coding sequence ATGAAAGCAACAGCACTAATTACAGGAGCTTCAAGTGGTATAGGTCAGGAATTCGCCAGAATTCATGCAGAAAAGGGAGGTAATCTGGTAATCGTTGCCAGAAGTGCAGACAAGCTTAACCAATTGAAAAGCGAGTTGGAGGCCAAGTACTCGTGTGCGGTTTATGTGATAACCAAAGATTTAACGGAACTGAGTGCGCCAAAAGAAGTGTACGATGAGGTAAAAGAAAAAGGCATTGAAGTAGATTACTTGATAAATAATGCAGGATTTGGTGGACATGGTAAGTTCCACGAAAGGGAATGGGAACAGGATTTGGCTATGATCAACCTGAATATTGTTGCACTGACAGCCCTGACAAGGTTTTTTCTTCCTGATATGGTCGCCAAGAATAAAGGGAAAATACTGAATGTATCCTCGACAGCGAGTCTGTTGCCCGGACCGTTACAGGCCGTTTACTATGCAACAAAGGCTTACGTTACATTCTTCAGCAATGCCATTGCGGAAGAGTTAAGGGACACCAAGGTAACAGTCACTACATTGATGCCAGGTGCTACTGAAACGGGGTTTGCAGCAGTATCAGGAATGGACAAGACTTCGTTGTTTGAGAAGACTGCGAGTGCCAGTTCCGTAGCAAAGGATGGTTACGAAGGGATGTTGGCTGGCAAGTTGGACGTTGTATCAGGGTTAACTTTTGCACAAAAAGTGATGCTCTCTGCGATTCCATTTACACCTAAAAAAGTGTTGCTTTCGCAAATCAGGCAAATGCAGGAGATTTAA
- a CDS encoding PepSY-associated TM helix domain-containing protein, with the protein MKVRKIIGKLHLWLGLASGLVVFIVAITGCVLTFEDEIKDMQQGFRNIEMPEQGQSLMLPTELKAKASAALGKGVDANGILYPEDGKTASVWFWGFEPHYFYTVHINPYTGEVKAITDDEKDFFHFILDGHHFLWLPEKIGQPIVTYATLIFSLLLISGLILWWPKNKNARKQRFSIKWSASWKRVNYDLHNVLGFYAMLVGLALALTGMVMGFQWFADTVYTLTGGKGSAVYQMPLSDTTAVVVDELPKPVIDQVWEKLEADKPATGQAYISVPQLKTESFYTYINHKPSSFHQVDYFHFDQFTGKKLGADMPFDGKYEDADFAKKLQRMNYDIHIGAILGLPGKLIVFFASLIIASLPVTGTVIWWGRRKKTSKKKKGRKVLAIQ; encoded by the coding sequence TTGAAGGTTAGGAAAATCATCGGAAAGCTGCATTTGTGGCTAGGGCTGGCGTCAGGATTAGTGGTGTTTATCGTAGCGATAACGGGTTGTGTACTTACCTTTGAGGATGAGATCAAGGATATGCAACAAGGCTTTCGCAATATCGAAATGCCTGAGCAAGGACAAAGCCTGATGCTTCCTACAGAATTGAAAGCCAAGGCTTCAGCAGCTTTGGGTAAGGGCGTAGATGCCAACGGTATTCTGTATCCTGAAGACGGTAAGACTGCCAGCGTATGGTTTTGGGGTTTTGAACCTCACTATTTCTACACGGTTCATATCAACCCTTATACAGGAGAGGTAAAGGCAATTACAGATGATGAAAAGGACTTCTTCCACTTTATACTGGACGGGCATCATTTCCTTTGGTTGCCTGAAAAGATTGGTCAGCCGATCGTGACTTATGCTACGCTGATTTTCTCTTTACTGTTGATATCAGGGCTTATCCTGTGGTGGCCCAAAAATAAGAATGCAAGGAAGCAGCGTTTCAGTATCAAGTGGAGCGCCAGCTGGAAAAGGGTCAATTACGACCTGCATAATGTATTGGGTTTTTATGCCATGCTGGTAGGACTTGCTTTGGCACTGACAGGTATGGTAATGGGATTTCAGTGGTTTGCAGATACTGTTTACACACTGACTGGCGGAAAGGGTAGTGCAGTCTACCAGATGCCACTTTCAGATACAACTGCTGTTGTGGTTGATGAGCTTCCAAAACCTGTTATCGATCAGGTGTGGGAAAAACTGGAGGCAGATAAGCCGGCTACAGGTCAGGCTTATATCTCGGTACCACAACTGAAAACAGAATCTTTCTATACGTATATCAACCATAAGCCGAGCAGTTTCCATCAGGTAGACTATTTCCACTTTGACCAGTTTACAGGCAAAAAACTGGGGGCTGATATGCCTTTTGACGGGAAGTATGAGGATGCCGATTTTGCCAAGAAACTGCAACGGATGAACTACGATATCCATATTGGGGCAATCTTGGGACTGCCGGGTAAGCTAATTGTATTCTTTGCCAGCCTGATCATTGCTTCGTTACCCGTAACAGGAACAGTGATTTGGTGGGGTAGGAGGAAAAAGACATCAAAAAAGAAGAAAGGGCGTAAAGTTCTGGCTATTCAATAA
- a CDS encoding DUF4493 domain-containing protein, which produces MKKVKIIGAIMLVWLFSACDQVESVEPIEGGIVRLGLSIDHQISIKHGRVAGISNNELQVAIYDAESQQKVKYFEHFSDISDGIHLPVGNYYIRTFNLETPKAAAFDQPYYTGKSEEFGVTTGSNQSIDLMCSLANNLVSVAFDSSIFSQYDSYEVIVKAPRGELTFSSLESRVGYFEVAPLIVTAKLIRGETVSTVSRVITDVSAQTYYKLRVSESSVSVAL; this is translated from the coding sequence ATGAAAAAGGTAAAAATTATAGGAGCAATTATGCTTGTATGGCTGTTTTCGGCTTGTGATCAGGTAGAAAGCGTTGAGCCAATAGAAGGAGGAATAGTAAGATTAGGCTTGTCTATCGATCATCAAATTTCGATAAAACATGGCAGGGTAGCTGGTATTTCCAATAATGAATTGCAGGTGGCCATATATGATGCCGAAAGCCAACAAAAAGTGAAGTACTTCGAACATTTTTCTGATATATCAGATGGTATTCACCTACCTGTAGGCAATTATTACATTAGAACCTTCAATCTGGAAACACCAAAGGCGGCTGCTTTTGATCAGCCTTATTATACAGGGAAATCTGAAGAATTTGGTGTCACAACTGGCAGTAATCAAAGTATTGACCTAATGTGTTCTTTAGCCAATAATCTGGTTAGTGTAGCATTTGATTCAAGTATTTTTAGCCAATATGATAGTTATGAGGTAATCGTAAAAGCACCAAGAGGCGAATTGACATTCTCGTCATTAGAGAGTCGTGTGGGTTATTTTGAGGTTGCCCCGTTGATCGTTACAGCGAAACTCATTAGAGGCGAAACGGTATCCACTGTCTCTAGAGTCATTACTGATGTCTCGGCACAGACCTATTACAAGTTGCGAGTCAGTGAGTCATCAGTGTCAGTGGCTTTATAG